Proteins encoded within one genomic window of Deinococcus budaensis:
- a CDS encoding ABC transporter substrate-binding protein, with the protein MLKRVSTLRTTGLLGLVTLALLGTAAAAPKKVTGYASLGVTEGKPGGTYTLALGDSPQSLFYYGVIDNNLGLVSQQLFDGLVEFNYATYKVEPALAESWTVSPDGRTYTFKLRQGVKWSDGQAFDADDVVFTYSQIIMNPEARAGDAASFKLDGKQVEVRKVNATTVQFVLPRPSPAFLLQMRSFIMPKHKLLKFSQEGGAKPADINGAWPSNVKESEVVGTGPFRLSNYTAGQKVSLVKNPNYWKVDARGTKLPYLAGLDFLIIRDPQAQVAQFLAGNIDQLNITGAQFPDLKQREVAGAPFKVFRSTALFGSPPFVAYNFDAKDPALAKVFSDVRFRRAMQGALNRERIIDTVYNGLAGLPGHGVAPVNRDWYANTRSQLGSFNLAAAGQALDALGIRDTNRDGVRNLPGGKNLEFDLTYGTDSSVYPAIATIIQNDFKALGVKVNLRGILSSKLLSTGQSGDWEMILHAFGDQPDPELRKPIWQPGGALYYWHRSLQPAQDGARPNVARMAPWERQIYEIFEDAAVTTSRSQRKALYTRWQLLFAQNLPVTPIAKPENIGAVNNRYGNYIYNLGVIPGYNPVPLIYQK; encoded by the coding sequence ATGCTCAAACGCGTCTCCACCCTCCGAACGACCGGCCTGCTCGGTCTGGTCACGCTGGCCCTGCTGGGCACCGCCGCCGCCGCCCCCAAGAAAGTCACCGGCTACGCCAGCCTGGGCGTGACCGAGGGCAAGCCCGGCGGCACCTACACGCTCGCCCTGGGCGACAGCCCCCAGAGCCTCTTTTATTACGGTGTGATCGACAACAACCTCGGGCTGGTCTCGCAGCAGCTGTTCGACGGGCTGGTCGAGTTCAACTACGCGACCTACAAGGTCGAGCCTGCGCTGGCCGAAAGCTGGACCGTCAGCCCCGACGGCCGCACCTACACCTTCAAGTTGCGTCAGGGCGTCAAGTGGAGCGACGGCCAGGCCTTTGACGCCGACGACGTGGTCTTTACCTACAGCCAGATCATCATGAACCCCGAGGCGCGGGCGGGAGACGCCGCGTCGTTCAAGCTCGACGGCAAGCAGGTCGAGGTCCGCAAGGTGAACGCGACCACCGTGCAGTTCGTGCTGCCGCGCCCCAGCCCAGCTTTCTTGCTCCAGATGCGCTCTTTCATCATGCCCAAGCACAAGCTGCTGAAGTTTTCGCAGGAAGGCGGCGCCAAGCCCGCCGACATCAACGGGGCGTGGCCCAGCAACGTCAAGGAGTCCGAGGTCGTGGGCACCGGGCCTTTTCGCCTGAGCAACTACACCGCCGGGCAGAAGGTCTCGCTGGTGAAAAACCCCAACTACTGGAAGGTGGACGCGCGCGGCACCAAGCTGCCCTACCTGGCCGGGTTGGACTTTTTGATCATCCGCGATCCGCAGGCGCAGGTCGCGCAGTTCCTGGCCGGAAACATCGACCAGCTCAACATCACGGGCGCCCAGTTCCCGGACCTCAAGCAGAGGGAAGTGGCGGGCGCGCCCTTCAAGGTCTTCCGCTCGACCGCCCTGTTCGGCAGCCCGCCCTTCGTCGCCTACAACTTCGACGCCAAGGACCCGGCGCTCGCCAAGGTCTTCAGCGACGTGCGCTTTCGCCGCGCGATGCAGGGCGCCCTGAACCGCGAGCGCATCATCGACACCGTCTACAACGGGCTGGCGGGCCTGCCGGGGCACGGGGTGGCGCCGGTCAACCGCGACTGGTACGCCAACACCCGCAGCCAGCTGGGCAGCTTCAACCTCGCGGCGGCGGGGCAGGCGCTCGACGCCCTGGGCATCCGCGACACCAACCGCGACGGCGTCCGCAACCTGCCCGGCGGCAAGAATCTGGAATTCGACCTGACCTACGGCACCGACTCCAGCGTCTACCCGGCCATCGCCACGATCATCCAGAACGACTTCAAGGCGCTGGGTGTCAAGGTCAACCTGCGCGGCATTCTCAGCTCCAAGCTGCTCTCGACCGGCCAGAGCGGCGACTGGGAGATGATCCTGCACGCTTTCGGGGACCAGCCCGACCCCGAACTGCGCAAGCCCATCTGGCAGCCGGGGGGTGCTTTGTACTACTGGCACCGCAGCCTCCAGCCCGCCCAGGACGGCGCCCGGCCCAACGTGGCCCGCATGGCCCCGTGGGAGCGCCAGATCTACGAGATCTTCGAGGACGCCGCCGTGACCACCAGCCGCAGCCAGCGCAAGGCGCTGTACACCCGCTGGCAACTGCTGTTCGCCCAGAACCTGCCAGTCACGCCCATCGCCAAGCCCGAGAACATCGGGGCCGTGAACAACCGCTACGGCAACTACATCTACAACCTCGGCGTGATTCCCGGCTACAACCCGGTGCCGCTGATCTACCAGAAGTAA